The Prochlorococcus marinus str. MIT 9301 genome window below encodes:
- a CDS encoding TIGR04282 family arsenosugar biosynthesis glycosyltransferase → MAKWHAFGRCKTRLSKDIGKSNSAKIQSVITKHTISVAKSLQKTKLIDISIAISGLGEKNCKRWSKQLGIKRFNLQGKGCLGEKMKRQIIINKKFCTQNKIKNIIFIGTDLPDLCHQDLLNTLRKLQHNDLILGPSNDGGYWLIGLSEKIMSSHLNLPFINIKWGSENVLKKTIDNFASIKLKYEFLDKKIDIDTIFDIENRN, encoded by the coding sequence ATGGCAAAATGGCATGCTTTTGGAAGATGCAAAACAAGATTATCAAAAGATATAGGTAAAAGTAATTCGGCAAAAATACAAAGTGTGATAACAAAACACACTATTTCAGTCGCCAAATCTCTCCAAAAAACTAAACTAATTGATATTTCTATAGCTATATCTGGTTTGGGGGAAAAAAATTGCAAAAGATGGTCTAAACAATTAGGTATAAAAAGATTTAATTTACAGGGGAAAGGCTGTCTGGGAGAAAAAATGAAAAGGCAAATTATTATAAACAAAAAATTTTGTACACAAAATAAGATCAAAAATATTATTTTTATTGGTACTGACCTTCCTGATTTATGTCATCAAGATTTATTAAATACTCTAAGAAAGCTACAACATAATGATCTTATTTTAGGACCATCTAATGATGGAGGATATTGGCTTATTGGTTTATCAGAAAAAATAATGTCATCGCATCTAAACTTACCTTTTATTAACATTAAGTGGGGATCAGAAAATGTTCTTAAAAAAACAATTGATAATTTTGCGTCTATAAAATTGAAATATGAGTTTTTAGATAAAAAAATAGATATAGATACAATATTTGATATCGAGAATAGAAATTAA